From Fusobacterium varium:
GACGATTTTGAAATTAAATTAGCTCTTAAAGAAATTGCAGAATCTAATGTAGAAAGAATAAGAAGTAACAGAGCAAAAAGAGAAGAATACTTAAATGTATATGGAGATAAAAAAGGACCTTATATCTATGTAATTGTTGCTACTGGAAATATATATGAAGACGTAACACAAGCTGTAGCTGCTGCAAGACAAGGTGCAGATGTAATAGCAGTTATCAGAACTACTGGACAATCTTTGTTGGATTATGTACCATATGGAGCTACAACTGAAGGGTTCGGAGGAACAATGGCTACTCAGGAAAACTTTAGAATCATGAGAAAAGCTCTTGATGAAGTTGGAGTAGAATTAAAAAGATATATAAGACTTTGTAACTATTGTTCAGGACTTTGTATGCCTGAAATAGCTGCAATGGGAGCTCTTGAAAGATTGGATATGATGCTGAATGATGCATTGTATGGAATATTATTTAGAGATATCAATATGAAGAGAACTTTAGTAGACCAATTCTTCTCAAGAGTTATCAATGGATTTGCTGGAGTTATAATTAATACAGGAGAAGATAACTATTTAACTACAGCTGATGCTATTGAAGAAGCTCATACAGTTTTAGCTTCTCAATTTATTAATGAACAGTTTGCATTAGTTGCTGGATTACCAGAAGAACAAATGGGATTAGGACATGCATTTGAAATGCATCCAGATACTAAAAATGGATTTTTACTTGAATTAGCTCAAGCTCAAATGGCTAGAGAAATATTCCCTAAAGCTCCATTAAAATATATGCCACCTACAAAATTTATGACAGGAAATATTTTTAAAGGACATGTACAGGATGCTTTATTCAATATGGTAACTATAATGACTAATCAAAAGGTACATTTATTAGGAATGCTGACAGAAGCTATCCATACTCCATTTATGTCAGACAGAGCACTTTCTATAGAAAATGCTAAATATATCTTTAATAACATGGAAGATTTTGGTAATGATATTGAGTTTAAAAAAGATGGTATAATGGTAAATAGAGCTAAAGAGGTTCTTGAAAAAGCTGCTGAACTATTAAAAACTATAGAAGGAATAGGAATATTCAAGACTCTTGAAGGTGGAATTTTTGCTGGTATAAAAAGACCATTAGATGGAGGAAAAGGACTGGCTGGAGTATTTGAAAAAGATTCTAGTTACTTTAATCCATTTATAGAATTAATGCTTGGAGGTAATAGATAATGTCTGGAGGTTTATATTCTACTGATAAAAAAGAATTTGATAAAACACTTGATCTTACACAGTTAAGACCATATGGAGATACAATGAATGACGGTAAAGTTCAAATGAGCTTTACTCTTCCAGTACCTAATAATGAAAAAGGTGTGGAAGCTGCTATACAATTAGCTAAAAAAATGGGATTCATAGACCCAGCTGTTGCTTTTTCAGAAGCACTGGATAAAGAGTTTTCATTTTATGTAGTATATGGAGCTACATCATATAATGTTGATTATACTAATATAAAAGTACAAGCTTTGGAAATAGATACAATGGATATGCATGAATGTGAAGAATATATTGCTGAAAATATAGGAAGAAATGTAGTAATGATAGGAGCAAGTACAGGAACAGATGCTCATACAGTTGGAATTGATGCTATCATGAATATGAAAGGATATGCAGGACATTATGGACTTGAAAGATATAAAGGTGTAGAAGCCTATAATCTTGGAAGCCAAGTTACAAATGAGGAATTTATACAAAAAGCTATTGAATTAAAAGCTGATGCTTTAATAGTTTCACAAACTGTAACTCAAAAAGATGTTCATATTCATAACTTAACTAACTTGGTTGAATTGCTGGAAGCTGAAGGACTGAGAGATAAAGTTATCTTAATAGCTGGAGGAGCTAGAATTACTAATGAACTAGCAAAAGAATTAGGATATGATGCTGGATTTGGTCCAGGAAAATATGCAGATGATGTTGCAACTTATATTGTAAAAGAAATGGTTCAAAGAGGAATGGTTAAGAAATAAAATAAACAGTTTTGAGATTTAACAAGCTCTGAATGAAAATTTGCT
This genomic window contains:
- a CDS encoding L-beta-lysine 5,6-aminomutase subunit alpha, giving the protein MNSKLNLNWNLVDEARKSAKKIAADAQVFVDAHSTVTVERTICRLLGIDGIDEFEVPLPNVVVDFIKENGNISLGVAKYLGNAMLETGLKPQEIAERVARKELDVTKMKWHDDFEIKLALKEIAESNVERIRSNRAKREEYLNVYGDKKGPYIYVIVATGNIYEDVTQAVAAARQGADVIAVIRTTGQSLLDYVPYGATTEGFGGTMATQENFRIMRKALDEVGVELKRYIRLCNYCSGLCMPEIAAMGALERLDMMLNDALYGILFRDINMKRTLVDQFFSRVINGFAGVIINTGEDNYLTTADAIEEAHTVLASQFINEQFALVAGLPEEQMGLGHAFEMHPDTKNGFLLELAQAQMAREIFPKAPLKYMPPTKFMTGNIFKGHVQDALFNMVTIMTNQKVHLLGMLTEAIHTPFMSDRALSIENAKYIFNNMEDFGNDIEFKKDGIMVNRAKEVLEKAAELLKTIEGIGIFKTLEGGIFAGIKRPLDGGKGLAGVFEKDSSYFNPFIELMLGGNR
- a CDS encoding L-beta-lysine 5,6-aminomutase subunit beta, whose product is MSGGLYSTDKKEFDKTLDLTQLRPYGDTMNDGKVQMSFTLPVPNNEKGVEAAIQLAKKMGFIDPAVAFSEALDKEFSFYVVYGATSYNVDYTNIKVQALEIDTMDMHECEEYIAENIGRNVVMIGASTGTDAHTVGIDAIMNMKGYAGHYGLERYKGVEAYNLGSQVTNEEFIQKAIELKADALIVSQTVTQKDVHIHNLTNLVELLEAEGLRDKVILIAGGARITNELAKELGYDAGFGPGKYADDVATYIVKEMVQRGMVKK